A window of Zalophus californianus isolate mZalCal1 chromosome 17, mZalCal1.pri.v2, whole genome shotgun sequence genomic DNA:
ATTTCCTCTGCACCTGGCGACAGCTCAGAAGTTTCCAACCCAGATGTTTTACACCTCCCCCACAGCGGTTCCCTCCAACCCAAACCTAAGGCTGGAATCACACATGCTCCCCTGAGATAGATAGCAGCCTGCCTGTGTTCTTCCTGTTCTCCCCACTCTCCAGATGTCATAGATTCCCAAGATTTTAAATAGCATCACTGGTGACTTCCCAATCTTTATCTGCAGCTCAAACCCCAGACTTCTCCCCATGAGAAAGTCACTTGGATGACGAATAGGCGTCTCAAAAACGTAAAAAGGGTCGATGTGACTCCTACAGCCCCCACCTACACCACTACCATGAGATTGGTCAACTGTCTACTCTACTTCTAAATTCCcaagtcctggggcgcctgggtggctcagtcgttaagcgtctgccttcagctcaggtcatgatcccggggtcctgggatcgagacccgcatcaggctccctgctccacgggaagcctgcttctccctctctcactccccctgcttgtgttccctctcttgctatgtctctctctgtcaaaaaaaaaaaaaaaaaaatctttaaattcccAAGTCTGACTGGCCCTCCCCACAGCTGCTCTCCTAActgctcccctcaccccacccccggaCCTGCTACCACTGCTACCCCCTCCAGTCCACTACAGACCACCCCCCGTGTATGTAAGTCAGTGCACATCACTCATTTAAAATCCTCAAATGGAATACCATAAATAACATCCCAAGACCTTACCCAGGCCCAGAAAACCCAACAGTGATGGGAGCCCCTGCCTGCTAAGCAATCTTAACTCCCTCCCAGCTCTATCTTCACTATACTCCAGTCACACATGCCAGGCTggcttctgcctcagggcctttgcacttgctattccctctgcctcaaGTGCTCTTACCCAGAATTTTGCAACACTGTCCCTACGTTATTCAGGACTCAACACATGCTACCACCTCAGAGAGGTCCTCCTTGACCTGCTTGGCTAAAGTGGCACCAGCAACCCTTACCCTGACTTAATTTCTTCTTAGCGCTCTTCAATACCTGGGATTATCATGCTTTTGTCTGTCATTATCCGTGTTCTTACCCTGGAATACACACTCTCGAGGGCAAGTGTTATGTCTTCCTCGCTTCCCCAGCACCTAGGACACTTGATCTCAGAGGTTCAAAGAATGCTCAACTGTGCCCATTGTTTACTGAGTGTCTCTCGGCATCATCCCTGTGATGCTCTGTGATGCTGGGCTTTCTGCAGTTAGGTTTCCCAGACTCCAGAGCTGGCTTCCTCAAGTTCTGCCCACAAGAGGGATGGGCATAAAGAAGGTAGGAAGACGGAGAAGGGACTCACCTTGCTTTGGATTCCCTCCAGCAGCAGCTCAGGCTCCAGTGCCATTCTGTACTGGGCACAAGGTACTGTGCTAAACCTCTTGAGGTTTAAACCTCTGCACACGGCCTGTCCTCCAAGCTCCTGCTGGGCCCGGGACCCCAGTCCTAGGGGTGGGAGCTTTGTGCAGAAACGAACTGCTCAGTTGCCTCAGTTTTCCACATTTGTGCTCTCAGACTTCTAACAGCTGCATGACCACTCCCCTGCGTTAAGTCCTCTCGTTGTAACTCCCAGCTTGGTGTCCCTATCCTGCCTGGACCCCAAGGAACTGAATGACCCCACTGGCAGCAGACTAGGTGTCTGGATTCCCAGTCTCTCATATCCTTAGGAATTTTTGCTGATGAATGGATTGTTCTCTACACCCATGCTTAGAAACCCCCATCTTAGGGCAGGAGAGCGCTTAAGCATGCTGCTCCAGGAAATAAAATCCATCTGTGGTGTTTTAATGAGCTGTGAATTTCTGCTTTGACGATTCTAAGAGTCATTGATGTTAAGCTATAGTGGTTAGGAAAGTCTCAAGCTGAAGAGTGGATAAATGTCAGGTTTTCAGATTCTGAGTCTCTAGGATGAAAAGTGTGGGTTTTGACAGATGCTTTGGTATAAGATCCTgtaacaggcatcaaaatgcaaGTGTTCTTTGTGGCCAAGCAGGTACCGTCATCAGGGAAGCAAGCAGGGCGTGAGGGGTCCACATGCCAGATGGTGGGGAATGGGTGCGTGGGCCGGAATGCCCCATTAGCAGAAGGTAACCCTTACTCAGCTCCAACAAGCTACTGTCCTATGGGATTGTGGGTTCAGCAATCGAGATCTCACAATTTTCAAGAGAAACTCCAACCCTCCATTTTGATGTgaaatctgcccatttttaaatgttggtaacCAACATGATTAAAAAACCTCCGTAACTCTGTGGAGACCAAACACACTCCTGCCAGTCAGATGGTGGCTACGGACAGCCAGGCTGCCATTTCTGGAATGTAGCTTAACGGGGAAGGACGTATGCCCTGCATCCCGTTGTGAGGAGTCAAACCTGGGCTCTGCTTCTTATTAGCTGTATGACCGACCTGTAGCAGTTAAGTCAACCTCCCTGGGCCCGAGCTGGAACCGCTATAAAATGGTTGTGATAATAGCCCCTATGCCTCTAAGGGTTATGACAATGACTGGAGACATGGAGACACAGCCCAAATTGGTAGAATGGCTTAGAAGGcctggccctctgcccctccctgacttTGCCTTCCCACCAGTCTTCCCCTGCCTTCATCAGCAACTGCCTCATGCCCTAAGTGTTCTTCCATAAATATCCCAAGTAGggccccacctcagggcctttgcactcactgCCCCTGAAGACaggagccacacacacacacacacacacacacacgcctccCCACCCCGTTTTCCTCCACAGCACTTACTACCTTCTAATGTTCTCTacgttttatatattttactctaTCTAAAGTATCTGTCTTCTGCGTTATAAGAGGGGTTTCCAAAAAGGCAGGGAGTCTTGTTCATGCTCACTGCTCTACTCTCAGCTCCCAGAATAGTGCCAGTATCTCGCAGGTGCTCAATACAtcactgttgaatgaatgaatgaataaataacagcCCCTACCTCATAAGGATCCGATGCGATTGTCCATATAAAGCGCTTTAGCCCAGGGCCTGGTCCACCGTGAGCGCTGATTTAATGATGGCCATTACGGTAATTCAGGTTCTATTCTTGAAGGTTCTTAGTTGCCAAGCTTCTATGAGTTAACACATGTAAAGCGCCTTAGAACAGGGCTTGGCAtacagtaaatgctcagtaaatggtagctatcATTATAATTAGGCTTCTATTTTCTAAGAAGCTTTGGTGCCAAACTTCTATGAATTAGTACTTCCCATCTCCAAGCAAGAGCCAAGTTCCAACAAAGCTCTAACCAGCTGGCCCTCCgctcccctctgccctcacccctccagctctgccctctcTGACACCCAACAGGCTCCTGCCTCCTCCCGCCTGGACTGCTCGTCCCGCCTAAGTATGCagctccagctccctcctcccctgtgccTCTGCTTAGGGCTCcgtcacctcctcagggagggcTACATTTAAAATGGCAGCCCCCTTCCAGCACTGTTCTCCCtcctctgctttgttcttctCCACAGCATCTACCCCCGGCCAGCATACGCTCCATCTTACTTATTTACTGTCTCTCCTACCCTCCCCCCtgcaagctccatgaggacaagggttttattttgttcactggtATATTCCCAATGCGCAGCATACAGCAGGGACTCGGAAGATAATTCCTAAATGAATTAATGGATCACAGTCCCTACCTCACAGAGTTATTCTAAGGACCTGATGATCTCATGCAAATAAAATGCAGCACTCTGTAAGCGCTGGGAAAATGGCAGCTGTAATTATAATTAAGGTTCTATTTTTGGAAGTTCCTAGATACACAACTTCTATGAGTCAATATATATAAAGCTCTTGGACCGGCACTTGGCACCCAGGAAGCACAGCTCTGATTGTAATTCATGTCCTCTTTGTGAAGGCtcctgggcaggggcagaggacaTCAGCTGTCCTCCACCACCCTCCACAAACTGTTCTCTGCTTTCCGGGCACTGGCTAGACCGCTTCTCCCAGGTTCCCCTGCAAGGAGCTGTGGCCATGTGACTCATTTCTCAGCAGAGGGATGTCAATGGGAGCAGTATGTGCcccgctggggctggggctggtaaGACATCACAGGTACCTCGCCAGGCTGGCCTTCCTCTTCCACCAGCAGGACCCAGGCCACAGCCACTCAGCCATGACCCTGCGGATGACAGTCGGCTAAGGGATGGCCCGGGTCCTCGAATCACTGCATGGAGAAAGGCTGTCCCCCAACCTGAAACACCCCCCCTGGACTATGATGTGAGCGCGAAACCTCTGTACTGTTGAGTCCAGCCCGTACATCATGGGGTCTGTGAGTAAATACATGGAAACCACACTGAACAGAAGCACTCAGGAAATGTTGAAAGTCTTAATGACGATGTTAAGGGTCCCCCCAGGGAGGAGCCccaggggatgggaggggatAAACACCCAGGCCCATGCCTCACACACTCAAGAGtctacacacatgcacgcacgcacacacacacaccaaacacgCTGGACCAACACACACAgaatttggcttttattctggCCTTCACACATCTACTGCTAAGACGACACAGATCGGCGTTACCCCCATCCCCCATGACCATTGTGACCCTCCCCCAgtttcctctgccccctcctcccaccccacccctttgGCCAAGCTCCCTGGGTGGGGTCTCCCCCTACACCTCCCCCCGGGCATGCAGCATGAAGTGCCCATGCAGCTCCCCGAGGTTGTCGAAGGAATCCTCACACTCTGTACAGTGGTAggtgccctcctcctcctcctcctcctcctcctcctcttcctcctcctcctccctcccagctggTCGGCCCTCCCCAGCCCGAGGtggctcctcctcttcctccccgaGGGCCCTGCCTTCAGGGGCTGGAGCTTCCTGGGGGGCTGTAGCAGGACAGCAGAGCCGGCAGGGCGGGGTCCCTGGTGGGGCCTCCCCAAGGGGCGAGCGGCCACAGagctggcagggctgggctggggggcctgggggctgggctgcaCGGGGGGCCCGGCGGGATGGGCCCCCCCGGCCTCCCCCCAGGCGCTGCTTCACCTTGTAGCCAGGGTCATATTCAGGATCATCagtggcctcctcctcctcctcctcttcatcttcttcctcttcggAGTCTGGCTCTGAGAGAGTGTACTCAGAGTCAGAGGAATGCTCGGGGCCTGTAGGGGGATGGacggggagagacagaggcatCTGAGGCCGAgggctctgccccctccctgagcctcattcAGACTCTCGCCACAGCATGGAGGGGGCAGCCCGGACAcagcccctgctcctccccccagagGAATCCCAGTCGCATCGAACATGGCCTGGCacgcagtaggtgctcagtgtcTGAGCAAATGGATGTCTTGCGAGAACTGCACCTTAGGGGTTTAATAAGGACAAAGCAGCAGTAATAAAAACGGTAACAATAACAGTGTTCCTTGCTATTTTAAGAACcctgttcttggggcgcctgggtgacgcaggcggttaagtgtcgggctcttgatcttggctcaggtcttgatctcagggtcacgggatcgagccccgcactggagtctgcactcagtgggaagtctgcttgggattctttctatCCTTCTCCTTCtggcacccctgccccccagtgtgcgcgcacgcgtgctctctctcacataaataaatctaaaagaaaaaaaaaagaagaagaacccTGCTCTTATATATTAACCTACCTAAGGCTTATAACAACCTTTGGAGGCAAGTACCATTATTAACCCTAAGTGACAAatgggaaactgaggaacagagcaGTTAGGTGACTCACTCACCTCCAGTCACACAGCTCTAACAGGGAAAGCTAAATATGGGTGATGACCTACAATGGATCATTTTAGGGAGACAAATAGGTCTTCAAGCAAATTAAAACACAtgtatgtggtgtgtatatacctATACAGTTAAGTGAATTAACTCtgtcttttagagagagagagcacacgatctcatgaccctgagatcacaacctgagctgaaaccaagagatgggTGCTCAACtcactgtaccacccaggcacccctaaaaattttttaattttatttgagagaaaaacagaaagagaaagagagagagagagtgtgtgtgtgagagagagtgtgtgtgtgtgtgtgtgtgagagagagagagagagagagagagagagagagagagagagagtgtgtgtgtgtgtgtgtgtgtgtgtgtgtgtgtgtgtgtgtgtaggagcaggggggaggggcagagggagaagcagactccccgctgagcagggagcctgatgcaacttgatcccaggaccccaggatcatgacctgagccgaaggcagacccttaaccgactgagctgcccaggtgcccctgctaaaATATTTGTAAGTACAGATATATTACTGTGATTTCATGGGCATGCAGGACATGTCTAGGACAAGTGTGggttacaaaaaaggaaaacaatttgcAGTCGATGACAGGAAAGGGTGCCATCAGCAGTCATTACGGGGGTGCACACAGAGCACTGGTTCGGGGGGAGGCCCCCCTACAGCAGCAGTGGTGTGGGAAATACTGCAGGCACCTATCAAAAGCATCCCCTAAGACTGCTACAGCCTTGCTCTGCGTCCATCCTGGGTCCTCTTCCTCATTTCCCTCCAGCAGCCTGGAGGGCTCTTATGACAACTGAGCCAACCACACTGGGCTCCTCATGGCTCCTCGACCCCTCAGGCATTCACCTGCCGCAGGGCGTTTGCTACCCCCTTTTTACAGATGGACTAAGGCTTGCTCCCTCCCCTCGCCAAGTCTCTGAGCAAGGGTCACCTTCTCAGAGACACCCTCACCACTCTGTCTGATCGGCAATCCTTCCCCAGCACTCCCTATGCCCCTGACTCTGCTGTTTTTTCTCCTCAACTTCTCGTATCCAACATCAACCTGTGTGTTTACTGCCTGTCCCCCAGAGCAGGGACTTTGTCTGCTTCATTGCTGCATCTCTAGCATCTAGAACGCCTTCTTTGTGCCTGGCATTCAATTTAGCAAACCTTTTCAGAGGTTTTCACACATGTTTTTCCCTCTGCTGGGAAGGTCTCACCCTGGTTTTCCCCATCATTCTTTAGGACGCAGTAGGAAGCCTCCCTCCTTGGTGAGGCTGTCCCAGATCTCCTCATCCTAGGCAGCCACTCACTGTCTTTTGCCCTCTGGCTGTCCTCACCCTGAGCCCTGAGGGCTGTGCCTGTACAAAGCCCTTTCCCACCAGACCAGGGGGCAGGCCTGCTCTGACTCACTGCTGGGTCCCCGGCATCCCCCAGCTCAGGAGAGTAGGTGCTAAATGTTGGCTGAACGTCCCTCCCTGCGGCTCTCTCTCTACTCATTCCTGCCTCGGTCTTGCCGTCTCTCTGCCATTTAACACCCGTTTCCTGAGGCCCTGGTGTGGgctgctccctcctcctggaAGGCTGTCCCCCACTCTGTCTGCCTGGTGacctcctactcatccttcaggccCCAGCACCCAGGCTCTGTTCTCTATGATGGCGGCTCCCTCCACCCTGGCTCCCGCTGGCCCGGCCCTCTCCCCTGGCTGCAGCCATGGGCCCCGGTATGTCTTCCCCGTCAGACTAGGACTCCTTTAGGGCAGGTCTGACTCATCTTGGGGTCCCCAACACTGCCCAGCTCACacatcacctcctctgtgaagtcctCCCGGACTCCTCAGGCGGTTAGTGTCTCTCTCTTGTCTGGGaaccctctgcccctgtccccacccccccacccaaacTCCAACACATCCTGACTACCTGGGTAGTGACCTGGAGATGGGGGACTCCTGGAAGACAGCACCTGGGTCTGACCCATCTCCATGTCCCCAGCAATGCTGAGTCCCCAGGCAGCCTCAGCAGACATTTGCTGAATGGCTGCAAAACACAGAGGAAACCCCTCTGGCCTTGGGCCGGGGCCCcacccctctttctcttcccacctgACTTCACACCACCTGCCCTCCAGGGCCTTCAAGGCCCACTATGACTTCATGCGGTTGGCTTGGGAAAGGCAATCAGGTTGTTGTCCATGGCAACCAGGTCTTTCATGTCCACTGTGATTTTAAGGACCACAAGCCCTTTTGCACCTACCATGCCTTCTCCACCTACGAGATCCTCCAAGCCTGGCATGTCTCCAGCATCCACTGAACCCTCGATGTCCACAGTGCCTCCCAAGCCTCCCGCCTCCTTGAGGCCCACCAAATCGGCAATGCCCAACAGCTCCTCGGTGCCCACCAAGCCATCAACGGCCCCCAACTCGGCCACAAGCCCAAGCAGTTCCAAGTCTACCAAGTGGGCAAGTACAAAGACAGCCCCTTCTAAACAGCCCGGCAGCAAGTCCCGAGTCCACAGCAGGGCAAGGACGCCCAGCAAGGCCAGCACTGACACCAGGGCCAGCAAAATCAGCAAGGCCAGTGGGGTAAGACCCCACCAGCGGAGGGGCACACACAGCCGGGGCCGACCTCCTGGCAGAAGGGGAAGCCGCAGCTCCAAGAGGTCACCCAGCAGGGCCAGCACCATGACCAGGATAAGAACTCACGGTGCCACACCAGGTGTGCCCAACAGGGCAAGAACTCCTACTTCCCAGAAAAAACAGAGTGGGGGCAAGAGTTCCAGTCAGCCTAGAAACAACAACTGGGAAAGAAGTAAGAGCCAGCCTGGAAATCTGAGCAGAGAGAAGAGTTACAGCCCACCAGGAGCCTCAGGCATGGGGAAGAGTTCTGAGCTGGCTACAGCCCCAAGTAGGGCCAAGAGTTACAGCCCCACTAGAACTCCCTTCAAGAAGAAAGGTTACAGCCAGTCTCCATCATCATCGAGGAGGGTGAAGAGATATAGTCAGATGACCACCCCTGGCAGGGAATGGAGTTACAGCCCAACTGAAGTATCTAGCAGGGGCAAGAGTTACAACCCGGATAGTGCACCCAGCAGGACCCGGAGTCATAGCCGGTCTAGCACCCCTAGCGGGGCCCAAAGTCACAGCTGGTCTAGGAGAGCAAGAAGTCGCAGTCAGAAGAGAGCCCACAGTGGGATGAGAAGTCACAGTTCGAAGAGAAATCACAGTAGGGCAAGAAGTCGTACCCGGAAAGGAACTCCCAGTCAGATGAGAAGATATAGCCAATCCAGAACCCAcagcaagggaaaaaattatAACCAATCTAGAACCCCCAGAAGGGAAAAAAGTCACAGCCAGTCTAGAAGCCCCAGCAAGGAGAGAGATCACAGACGATCTAGAACACCCAGCAAGGAGAGAGATCACGGACGATCTAGAACACCCAGCAAGGAGAGAGATCACAGACAATCTAGAACACccagcagagagagagatcacagacgATCTAGAACACCCAGCAAGGAGAGAGATCACAGACAATCTAGAACACCCAGCACAGAGAGGTATCACAGACGATCTAGAACCCCCAGCGAGGAGACACAGCACAGCCGACCTGGAACCTCCAGCAAAGAAAGAGATCACAGCCAATCTAGAACCTCCAGCAAGGAAAGAGATCA
This region includes:
- the ZNF428 gene encoding zinc finger protein 428, translating into MTETREPAETGGYASLEEDDEDLSPGPEHSSDSEYTLSEPDSEEEEDEEEEEEEATDDPEYDPGYKVKQRLGGGRGGPSRRAPRAAQPPGPPAQPCQLCGRSPLGEAPPGTPPCRLCCPATAPQEAPAPEGRALGEEEEEPPRAGEGRPAGREEEEEEEEEEEEEEEGTYHCTECEDSFDNLGELHGHFMLHARGEV